The Mercurialis annua linkage group LG7, ddMerAnnu1.2, whole genome shotgun sequence genome includes the window GAAACTCAAGAACATCTACACCCTCAGCTTTTTCAAATTAACCAAGATTATTCGGTTCTTCCCTCGAATTCTGAAGTGGTGGCAAGCAGAGAATCTTCACAAAATGTGAAGTCAAGAGAAAGAACAAGAATGAAGGGTTCCGTGGGAGAAATCGTTCAGGTTCAAGGCGGTCACATTGTTCGTTCTATCGGGCGAAAAGATCGACATAGTAAGGTTTGTACTGCGAAAGGTCCGAGAGATCGAAGGGTTCGGTTGTCTGCTCATACTGCTATAGAATTCTATGATGTTCAAGACAGGCTTGGTTATGATAGGCCCAGTAAAGCTGTTGATTGGCTTATGCAGAAGGCGAAATCCGCCATCGACAAGCTTGCCGAGCTTCCACCTTGGAATCCGACTGAGCCCATGGAGACGGACCGGGATGGTGTGTCTAGCGAAAAGCAGCCTGTTGGTGAGCAATCAGAATGCTCTGGCTATAGTGTGATGGATCCTGGTACGATTCGCGATACGATGAAATCTTTATTCCCGACGAGCTCGACAAACACGTCGATGAACTTCCCGAGTTATCCGTCCGAAATAATGTCGAGAAACGAAGATCTTGGGCTATCACTTCACTCTTTTCAATACCAAACACCTTCAAATGAACTTGCGGGTGCAGGGTCAGCTCAAGTTGAGTATGAGACCAATAATCAAATTGGTTGGGGCAATAACACAAACACATTGAGTGCTACACGTGACGATGGTTTCTCATTCAATCCATTACCAATGCCTTTAATGCTAACCCAAGATTCAGAATATTCTCAGAGGGGATCCCTTCAGTCCAATTTTCCGCAATATATTCGTGCATGGAATAATGGTAATCATCATCTTCCAATGGAATCTCACCATCCTCATCAGCCGTTCATTTTCGGAAGCCGGTTCGCGCCCGAAGGATTCGCAGGGTTTAACATTCCGGCGAGAATTCACGGAGATGATGAGCAAAGTCATCTTGGTTCCATTAggccatcttcttcttcaacaAATTCTCAGCATTGATTGATGAACTCAATTGCTTGCTTATTAAGGTTCAAGGTACTTAATTATTATCTGATTAAggttaacattttaattattctatGAACTCAATTTCTTATGAAATGTTTATGTTTAATGGATTATTATGCACTTCTTTTGTATTGAGCAAATTTGTTGATCAAGCCGGCTCCTTTTGTTTATGCTTGACGGAGTCTGCCTTCTCAACGtgttaacctgcaaaacagatGATGTTGATCGGACCGTGGTTGTCCGATAAGCATTCCGATGCTTAATCAATgcttttatataatatttgacTGTATGTTAGTTCATATGATTTTATTCTTCTCGCACTGACATTTTTACAAATAGGTTGTGTGCATTGAGATAGATtgcattttagtatttttatttctaagaTATCTTCTGAAATTGGAGCTTTCTTGCATAGCTCAAAAGTTGAATTCTCTATCCGATCTTTTTATATAAAGATTGGAGTCGAAAAACCCAGAAACGCACCCGAGTATTTTAATTAGGTTTGACACCTTATGCACGACTTAAACACTTATTGAGCAAAAACCAATGAGCTTTAGCTCAAATgttataagcgctaagcagaaCTGTtaagtcgtgggttcaattcctcccacaagcgctccccctccacaaattatataaaaaaaaaaacacttattGAGCAAAAGAAAGTGTgattaaattaaagtaatttaTCGGCCATAT containing:
- the LOC126657809 gene encoding transcription factor TCP3-like, whose amino-acid sequence is MKNLDFQQNLIYQETQEHLHPQLFQINQDYSVLPSNSEVVASRESSQNVKSRERTRMKGSVGEIVQVQGGHIVRSIGRKDRHSKVCTAKGPRDRRVRLSAHTAIEFYDVQDRLGYDRPSKAVDWLMQKAKSAIDKLAELPPWNPTEPMETDRDGVSSEKQPVGEQSECSGYSVMDPGTIRDTMKSLFPTSSTNTSMNFPSYPSEIMSRNEDLGLSLHSFQYQTPSNELAGAGSAQVEYETNNQIGWGNNTNTLSATRDDGFSFNPLPMPLMLTQDSEYSQRGSLQSNFPQYIRAWNNGNHHLPMESHHPHQPFIFGSRFAPEGFAGFNIPARIHGDDEQSHLGSIRPSSSSTNSQH